AACCAACCCTCTCTCCTGTCTCTTGTCTCTGTTAACATGTGATATGCCGACCGAACAGAGAAATTACCGCGGCGGTCATAGTTCTAGGCCCAAAAATCGTCATGTCTTCTGGTCGATAAAGGTATCACCATGATCACTTCCACATCCATCGGCAGTAAGAACTGCCGCAGCTTCTCCTCCCGCCACGAGCCATTATCCGGATCAATGAATTCCGACACCCTTGCTAGCAGATCCGCGGCCAAACAGGCCAGCGGACGCAACATACCATCGCGTGGCAACCAATTATCGTTCCACAGGTTCCATGTTATTACTTGTGTTACTCTCTCTCACTGTGGCTATTCTGAGGGAATGGTAGTAGGCCCATATTCTCACAAATTGTTTACCGGCTCGCAACAGTTTGCACATTTGGGTGATTAAGGCTATGTTTAGTTCTAGCCCATGATTGTCTCGGCTAGCCAATAAGATTGCTTGACCGTTTGGTTGCCCATGAGTTGACCAATATTGGCAAGACTGCAGAAAAAGAATGAACAATTAGCCAAAAAGGCATTGGGATTCCAAATATTAGGCAAATGTAGAAACAAAGATCaaagatttggccattatcagaTATTCCTAGAGTAAGTTGTGGTCGAAATTCGATTCAAAATTCAACGATCGCAACTTGGAGATGACGCGGCGTCAGGCGGACTTCGTTTTCTTGCTGTGGGCAACAAGAAGAAATGTCGCTGCATGCACGAAGTGGTGAGCAACACGGCGACTAGACACGGAACATGCAGGCCAGGGCCGCGGAAATCGGCGTTCGTGGGGGACGCGAGGCGGTTACCCGCGAGTTCGTGCGTGCCCCTAGCGAAACGGGCTCATCCGTCCGATCGCCATCCAACGCTCCTAGTCGCGCCACGCGCCCCGCCACGTCCTCCCTGTCCCAAAACCCACGGTTAAAGAAAGAGCCCCGCGTCTCTTCCGGAACACTACTGCCGCTACTCGCAAGCACCAGCGTCGTCTGTCTTCCTCTCGATCGGCTGATCATCAAAGGCAATGGCGCGAGCACCCGGCGGCGCTGTACGCCGGAGGGGCGGCAGGAGGGACGCCGGCGAGGCGGTGCGCAAGGGGCCGTGgatggcggaggaggacgcggtgCTGCTGGAGCACGTCCGCGTCCACGGCCCGCGCGACTGGAGCTCCATTCGATCCAAAGGCGCCCTGCAGCGCACCGGCAAGTCCTGCCGCCTCCGCTGGGTCAACAAGCTCAGGCCGAACCTCAAGACGTAAGCGCCATTCCTCTCCTTCTCTGcatgtccttcttcttcttcccgtgGTTCAGTTCAGGCATCGATCACTTTCGGTTAGTTTTGTGTACGCAATCGGAAGCTGATGCTGCATTTGCACTTTTGCGGTAGCATAATCGAAGTTGCCCTAGTTATCACCGTCGATTAACAACGACTGGCACTGCTTGTTTGACTGGGAGCAGCCACGGCAGTTTTATGCAAGTGCTCGCCTCTTCCAACTCGGCCATATAAAACTTTCTGCTCAGAGTTCATACTTCATACACTGAAACATTACAAATATCCTCTTAAAAAAAGTGATTGTAGAAAATTGCTTCATGTTAAGAAGTTGAAAAAGGAAAAATGGCTATATGAGACAAACAGTCATTTCGCAGTGTATTTTATCCTCTGCAGTCTGTGCTCGAAAGTCACAATCAATGGCCATGTAACCTAACTTTTTTTTCTTCTCTGAAGTGGATGCAAGTTCTCTGCCGAGGAAGAGCGGGTGGTGATCGAGCTGCAGGCGCAGTTCGGGAACAAATGGGCGAGGATCTCCACCTACCTGCCGGGCAGGACAGACAACGATGTCAAGAACTTCTGGAGCACGCGCCAGAAGCGGCTCGCCAGGCTCCTGCGCGCCCCTCTCCGCACTCGCTCCAGCAAGATCAGGAGCACCAACACCAAAGCGCCCGTGTCCTCTGTCGACTCCGCCATGGTGAGCACTTCAAACTCACTCTTTCTTAACTATTCATTAGCAATTTCGCATTCACCAGATAAATGATAGCCATCTGCAGTGCTGGTGGTTCCAGTAAGCGATATCTTTTTCTCTCTGAAACTATGAACCTTCAGTGTTCTGACGAAACAGCTGCAATGCCGTCAGGGTTCTTGCCAGGATCATGTTCCATTCGTGGGCAGCTCCTCCGGTGGCCAATGCTGCGCAGCTGCACCCCCCATGGAGTACCAGGACGCTGCGCGAATGTCGCACGATCAGATATGCTCTGGATTTCTCAGTTTGGAGCCATTGCCACTGCAGGTAGCAGCACCGGTCACTGACGGCGGAGCGAGCTCGTCCAATGCAGCTCATCAGTTTGCACCAGAGCCGCCGTTTTATCAGCATCCGTACCATCTGGTGGATTTCCCTGACATGCCGGGGAGATGCGACATCGGTTCAGCTGGGTTCCTCGGACCGAGCACCATGGATTATCACCCGTACCAGGAGCTGCTTCCGATTGTGCAGCCGGCACCGATGATGATGCCATTCTTCGGGATGGATTGTGCGCGTGGCCCCGTCAAGGCCGAGGCCCGGGACGACTTCTTCGACGACCTCCCGCCGGACATGTTCGACTCTCTTGATCAGCTGCCGCCCTCGACGAGGAACTCACTTTAAGCTTGGATGGACTAATGTCGTGGCTCTGTAATTGGACTACCTGTTCAGGCTCTAATTGCAAGTATTAACTATTGGTGAAAATCTTAACTTATCCTAGGGTGTAGTCAACTTACTGAACTTCTTTCAGTGCTTCAGATTACAACTAGTGTTCGAAGTGTCTGTCAAGTGGATGCAGTCATTGTCGTGTGTACAAAGTGTTTGTAAGATTTAGTATACTATTATTGTGTGTTTGTGATGTAGACCATGGTCTAGATGACCGGAAATGTAATTCATGTTTTCCTTTCTTTTGAGAAAACTAGACTGAAGAGGACAAAGATTCCTTATGTGTAGATCCATCATGACAAGTATATGTTCAGTTTCGTGAAAAGTGCAGCTTGTATTTAGTTTCAGCTATTTAAGATCTGTAAACTATCCAACCTCGAAAAAAAATATCAGTAAACTATCTTTTTGCAGTATGATATTCTTGCCCAAAGAATTTTGAGATCTATTGACTCTATTTATATTATGTTTGATCCACCGCCACAAACCTCCTTTTTACTAGCCAACTCACTAGTTCTAATTTCCTCGGTTTTACTCATTTCTCTTATGTGTTTTAAAACTACTTGGTTTTCGTTGCAGATTCTCAAACAAGTCTAGTTAATAGTGCTTTCCGCCAGTCCATAAATTCATGATATTCATCAGacaattttttttttctaaatcTAAACCGCGTGTAATTTTTTTATGTTGAAGTCAAAATCCTACGACATTCAATACCTTTGCATCACTCATTTAGGGTGGAGGGAATCTCTTGAATACCGTCGTCCGAGGTCGACCTTGTTGATATACTACGTCGATGTTCGAGGACCTCACACATGCACCTCTCCGAGGTCGACCCCGAAGAAGCTCATGTACCATAGCGGAGCTCCTAGACCTAACACACATACCTGTAAAACGGCCAAGGTGTAGTCATCCgctgaagcatgtcgacaagatccGCAGTTCTGGCCACCTCACCGGAGCCGGTCGTCGCTGCCATGCAGGAGCTCGCCGTGTTGCGGCTTCTATGTCGACCGACATGTAAGGTCCTTGTGTAGATATCACTCGGATCATAGATGAACAAGGCAGATCTCGATCGGGTTTACTGGTTGGTCCCTCCCAACCACCCTCACAACCAGTTCATAACATACCGCACTGCAGTACGATTCTAATCTATTCAGCGTCGAAGGCCGAAAAAATGCAACGGTGGCTTTGCGGTGTTCAACTTGACACTTTGTTATTTAAATAGTTCTCTGCATAGCTAAGATCCACACAGCTGCACGGTCATCCAACATCTAACGATACAAAAAGTAAAATAAATGACGCAATAAGAGTGAACATAGACACTATGTGAACGCGTACGAAGATGGTTAAATGTAGCCACGCTTCACTACATGGTTAAATATTTCATCTATCAGTTATGTAAAACTAGGTGTGCACGTACACTCTTCCTTGACCGTTAACGTGTTGGAACTTGCTGTTGGAGAGTCGATAATACGAATCGCCATTGCATAACAACCGAGAGAAATAGCAAGGAAAATTCTCCTTGCGACAACCTTGAAAAAAGATCTAAAATTGATCTCTCGAAGCAATATCTAAATGCCCGTATTTAGAAAATTGTAATTTTTCAGCACCACCATTAAAAATTTCGCCGTCAAACGAAAAGCTGAAGATCAGTTATTATAAACATTTCGGTTGAGGCGGAGGCCAAGGAAAAACAACTACCGTATCAAACCCTATCCTAATTAATGAAAACTATATTTAAAAAACTTTATGCATAGATCGAGTTTTCAATCCCTCCTGGCGCCAACGAGGCTGGCTAGATGAAGGAAAACTGATCTACGGTGAAAACGGAGATGGAGGAGACGCTAAGTGTTTGGAGGCGGCGGTGaggttgttgcctgccaaaactcaccggcgagcagtggttaagcaacacgaagagccgggaggctcccacgaccgcttagtgggccctggcgcctcgcgtcgtcccgcaaagtcctagcacacgtcctggcggttgcaagggcgtgccacctgacctagacctggtcaggaaggtgttggattgcttcgactagtctcctgcatggtagacacgtaaacattaaatacgagcccgatcggctctcaggttgccctgtggatcggctcaaagagccgatcgccccatggttcacgttggatttacgatgacatggagaTCCTGCTTGACCAAAACAAagttaaaccaatctacgacagtttagggttttcaccgcataaccagaacatcctacgcgtagctggacctagcagatacgaaagatgatggaaactattcctaaaagaggcctaaaaaccaacattaagtcaattcccggaacatcccttgtaggaacggtaaaacaacacctaacgcactaccggatcatccaaccccagcataaggtctaatcatgcagatattaaactaatccttgaaacaaggagcaactataacagattggatctactaagtaacgaataagcaagatgctgcccttacacctattcaggtgtaaggacagctagatatcgagggacggcattgctaagcaaatatgcataagaaaatcatcaatgcaagccccaagacatctacgataaatagtgttactcgacatcaacaacgcttcagcacgagtaacacaaggtaatgaataaacgtatactgcctagatcgcaagatgcgatctaggcagcatgatgcttacccggaagaaaccctcgaaaataaggggtggcgatgcgcctggtttgtgtttgttgtgaacgtgattgtcctcctttctcaataaccctagatacatatttatagtccaagggactttctaattcggaagtaCACCTGACCGTGTACGAGCCCAACTCTATCTTCTACTTCTAAAtacgatctaataatatacagatacacgggcaatttagcccaaactctcgtgcgaggccgcttcagatattctccacatgcatcttcttcaagcccatcttacctacggcccatctcctgatttggctaaaatctggggataacacatgcccccctggttttggtaatgataatttcaaaaccactctgttcttCCTTCGAAGgttatgtcgtggcagagcagaaccgttgcagtatccttcgtcatgataccctgtcttctcaacttctgtacgattgacagttttggcaccgtatcctcgaaaactgctcaagcattaaatttccactatatcccctctatttaaccgcatcgagcagtttgcttcttcatcctcttgctccacatTAGTCATCGAAAAGCCCTCCTCCTCCGCTGcatcggctctctccttccaatcttccTCTTCAGACGAGCCGATGCCAGGGCCCGGCCAATGGGATGAgccggagtgggacttcgactatgtgccagatggcccacccgaggccctcgtcgggtcagatggcgacttgCCCCTGACCGATGGTGAGGACGATCTTcggttcctcatcgacggggaactggtggcggagagcgaggatgacctcctctcctggggtagcttcacctcctccgacgaggaggaagaagaggaggatgaggaggacgacGTCTCCTccaacgaggaagaagaggagggcgacacctcctccgacgagccgccggcgaagcgcttccgcggctgggcctggtcggatgacgacgaagacgacgatgatgaggaggaagaagcccccattgagggctacggcagtagcgacgaggagctcgccagcAGCAGCACCGGCGGCGGCTACAGCGGCGATGACGAGGACGGCGACAGTCCTTAGAGTAGGGATCATTTAGCACAGGACTAGTGGTAGCAATCTGTCctccttttgttcttcctcccttgagcaatcggctctctcTTTGTAAGACATCCTATTATTAATAAAGAAAATATTCCCCTattaattttgctttcttgtcgaatttgccgattgtcaaacgaagttgctgtacaatgagccgatggcaacgcatcggtccctcaCGATAAATCACGAGATAAGTCAATTTAGTCACCtcctcaaacggtaacctgcaaacCTTGCTCAAATTCAGATCCCCAAATTTCCAATCGAACAGGTCCAGACCACAGTCACGCGAGCCCTAGATCTTGGACACGCAAAACCAAACTCCGCAGCGaacccaatggcggaatcatccagcgcCGACGCCACGGTCTCTGgcttgaaggtaatccttaactgccCCAAGTCACCTGAGCGTAATGTTAGATTTAACGGCAAAACTCCTGAATTAATGCCTGGTCTcatcattaattttaggtttcagacattcttctgccgcatccttctcttccaaattccctTTGCCTTGGTCCCCGTTCCACCGAAAATCCATCCAATTTGATTTCCTGCAAGGTCGAtaggattcccttcgtgaaccaaaaCCTGGATCTAACCTCCTGGGCCGActtcttacgagcctggcctaaccctcctgaggACTGGGTTTCTTGGCACAATAGAGTAGCCAAAACTCACCaagccaaatgggaaaccacaggaatagccgatgctctgtctttgtcattgtctccccttgagaaacatgaaaatctcctgaaaaccatcggctacttttggtctgacgcactaaactgcttcatgtttggtcatggccccATGACGCCAACCttgctggacgtggccatgattACTAGCCTAGACATttcatcccccagcccttctgcttTCATGCTGCCAAAAGTGCCATTCAAACTCTCCTCTAAGGAAGAGTGCACTAACTGGGGTGCCTATcttagacgccacatgaaaaccaagggccctgtaaccgagaaagaacacacggccttcttgaacttctggttggagcatttCATATTCTGTGGTCCTTCCCTCGCTCCCACCAAGAACTATCTCtctttggcctatgaacttgccaaaggcacccaacttggcattGGCAAGCTGTTTCTGGGAGAAGTCTATCGAtacctccaactgatgtctgtcaaactattctcccaaaagacagttaaaacgggaggcccctggtggtttattcagttatgggctcaactGTACTTCCAGAATCACATCCCTAACTTTCCACCTTTGGCTACCTGCACCTTTCCAAACACCAACGGGAAGCCAATCCGCTgtaccagctacggccaagccttgtaCAGTCTTCCAGGCAGCAAACTGAACCCCAAGGAAGCATCAGGATGGTTCAGAACTTTACCAAGGCCTGGATgaccctctcttctttccttatcaggagtctgaaaattttgaaaacccagtctccttcaggttagacagctttgccgatgacgacAGCACTCGGcagttatattccattatgatccgtccctgcttcctcccagttggcatgagcacctcaaacaggatcataaaACCTGGTTATGAATCTTACCAGTCGGTCATAGTAGGCCGGCAAttcggtcttgggcaggtgtctcctcaCCTCTTTCTCCATCATCTAACTGAGAGCAGGGCTGACTTGCCTGATGTTATCACCAGTCAAAGATGTTACTCCTTTTTTGATGCTCTAGTCATCCCAATCcctcacaatctatccttcatctcttccactgatgactttgagatctggtggacaatgtggaagacccatgccttcaggagagccctaggaccgttgctgaaacaacttgacgctgaaactgatacttctgcagaacaggtaccacgtgCTCGCAAATTTCCTTGCGATAGTTTCCAGTGATGCTTTATAACCCTGCTctgtttctttgcagcaacaagatggcccagagcctGTCAATGATAATGGatcccccttcaaattcctcccaccagctccagtggtcctcttctgcaagaactcaccaccttttaaaaaggttgtgatgcagagccagccgattccaataaaatcggctcccaagagtaaagattcttcagggccagctgccccccgagcctcagtcagggAGAGATCAGCAGTGagaaaagtagctgccaggaaaactttgaaggGCAAAAACCCTGCGCCAGCTCTGGAAAGCTTATATGTAAGCTGTTCTATACCCCATCTTGTTCCATTCATCCTTCTAGGCTTTTATAGCATGTCAGTGTCCATTAATCCTGCTCTTGCAGGCCTCTACTGAAGACAATACCGGCGAGGAGACGCAGTCCAGCCGACGAGGCTCAAGCTCGGGCACCTCTGAGGACACCACCACGCAAAAACAGCCAgatgtgccaccatcggcttcgaagaaaaggtcagcccctgaacctgctgcccttcaagctcCCATCAAAACAGGGCAAGGAAGCCTACGCACAAAGAGTCAATGCACCAAGAGGGCTCGGAAGGATCAGCAAACCCCTTCCTCGAACCAAGAAGCTTCAAATGTAACGGCTCTCCAACTCCTCCTAGCTTAGTTcttgtgctttgctgcccagatcGGCTCACCATCTTTTTTGCAGACTGATGAAACTTCCAGTGGGGATGTCGAGGAAGTTCTGATGCCCTCCACAACTCTGGAGGTAACAACCTCTAAAGGTGACATCGACCAAGTTGCCACCTTGGCCAAACCCCAGGCAGAGACGCCACGGCCGATTGCTTCGTCATCGGCTGTTCCCATGGTCATAGGAGAGATACGCTCCCTTTGTTGGACTTGCCCTTACCCTGATCTGCAGACTTATGCTGCTTTTTGTTGTTTGTCAGGGCTGTGATCTCTCAGGCTTGCTGTCGTTCGATCCTGAATCTATCGAGCCGGCCCACCCCACAGCACGTGATGAACCGAGCCCCAGCGTCACCGCTGACCAACTCCAACGCCTCAAAGTTCTGCTTTCTTCACCCATTGAGACATTAGTCGAAAACTCTGAGGAG
This region of Lolium perenne isolate Kyuss_39 chromosome 2, Kyuss_2.0, whole genome shotgun sequence genomic DNA includes:
- the LOC127330610 gene encoding probable transcription factor MYB58, which codes for MARAPGGAVRRRGGRRDAGEAVRKGPWMAEEDAVLLEHVRVHGPRDWSSIRSKGALQRTGKSCRLRWVNKLRPNLKTGCKFSAEEERVVIELQAQFGNKWARISTYLPGRTDNDVKNFWSTRQKRLARLLRAPLRTRSSKIRSTNTKAPVSSVDSAMGSCQDHVPFVGSSSGGQCCAAAPPMEYQDAARMSHDQICSGFLSLEPLPLQVAAPVTDGGASSSNAAHQFAPEPPFYQHPYHLVDFPDMPGRCDIGSAGFLGPSTMDYHPYQELLPIVQPAPMMMPFFGMDCARGPVKAEARDDFFDDLPPDMFDSLDQLPPSTRNSL